Proteins encoded together in one Solanum lycopersicum chromosome 7, SLM_r2.1 window:
- the pGlcT3 gene encoding probable plastidic glucose transporter 2-like isoform X3: MYYNHIIYHHWGAIFMFFSVLKNTCASSNNTWQRHHSRTPHILLFYTCVKGQDDDEVLEREEKLIKTKSKKKVERKRCNVGAGGVYLQQQKGNSSSSMYKRMTSRDSMSADVEAVSVLLQNGVQKEMTNPSWKYSCPHVLVATIVALLFGYHLGVVNEPLEIISVDLGFSGDTLAEGLVVSTCLAAAFAGSLISGWIADGVGRRRAFQLCSLPMLLGASICATAKTLAGMLAGRFLVGLGLGVGPPVASLYVAEVSPAHVRGTYGSLIQIATCLGLMAALVLGIPVKNIVGWWRVCFWLSTIPAAILALAMMFCVESPHWLYKRGKLAEAEFEFERLLGSSHVKSAMLELSKSNREDETESVKISELLHGRHSRVVFIGATLFALQQLSGINAVFYFSSTVFRRAGVSSNLANVFIGIANLTGSIVALVLMDKLGRKVLLHWSFFGMALAMALQVFASSGIASNYGAFYFSVGGMLLFVLTFAVGAGPVPGLLLPEIFPSRIRAKAMAFCMSVHWVVNFFVGLMFLRLLDQLGPHLLYSIFGTFCLMAVVFVKRSVMETKGKSLQEIEIALLPQEYRISFQEFL; encoded by the exons atgtattataatcatatcatttaCCATCATTGGGGGgctatatttatgtttttctccgttttaaaaaatacttgtGCCTCATCTAATAACACGTGGCAGAGGCATCATTCTCGAACACCACATATATTGTTGTTTTATACGTGCGTGAAGGGACAAGACGATGATGAGGTGTtggaaagagaagaaaaattaataaagacaaaaagcaaaaaaaaagtagagagGAAAAGGTGCAATGTCGGAGCAGGAGGCGTATATTTGCAGCAACAAAAAG GGAACAGTTCATCCTCAATGTATAAGCGTATGACATCCAGAGATTCCATGAGTGCTGATGTTGAAGCTGTTTCAG TTCTTCTTCAGAATGGTGTACAAAAAGAGATGACAAATCCCTCTTGGAAGTATTCGTGTCCACATGTACTTGTAGCAACAATAGTTGCACTTCTGTTTGGCTATCATCTTGG GGTAGTGAATGAACCACTTGAAATTATTTCAGTTGATCTTGGATTCAGCGGGGATACATTGGCGGAAG GTCTGGTGGTGAGTACGTGTCTGGCCGCTGCCTTTGCTGGATCCTTGATAAGTGGTTGGATTGCTGATGGAGTTGGCCGTCGTCGAGCCTTTCAGTTGTGCTCATTGCCTATGCTTTTGGGTGCTTCTATATG TGCAACTGCCAAAACCCTAGCAGGCATGCTTGCAGGAAGATTTTTAGTGGGATTAGGATTGGGCGTGGGTCCTCCGGTTGCTTCTCTTTACGTTGCAGAG GTTTCTCCTGCTCATGTGAGGGGTACTTACGGGAGTTTGATTCAAATAGCAACATGTCTTGGGCTGATGGCAGCTCTTGTTCTAGGGATCCCCGTCAAGAATATAGTGGGTTG GTGGCGTGTATGTTTTTGGTTGTCTACTATTCCTGCTGCAATACTTGCACTTGCTATGATGTTTTGTGTTGAGTCCCCTCATTGGCTATATAAG CGAGGAAAACTTGCTGAGGCTGAATTCGAGTTTGAGAGGCTTCTAGGAAGTTCACATGTTAAGAGTGCAATGCTAGAGCTTTCGAAGTCGAATAGAGAGGACGAAACTGAAAGTGTTAAGATCTCTGAATTGCTCCATGGACGGCATTCTAGAG TTGTTTTTATTGGGGCAACCCTATTTGCTTTACAACAGCTATCTGGAATAAATGCTGTGTTTTATTTCTCTTCAACTGTATTTAGACGTGCCGGAGTATCCTCGAACCTGGCAAATGTTTTTATTGGGATTGCAAACTTGACAG GGTCAATTGTGGCCTTGGTTCTGATGGACAAATTAGGAAGGAAAGTCCTCCTTCATTGGAGCTTCTTTGGAATg GCTTTGGCCATGGCCCTTCAAGTGTTTGCTTCAAGTGGGATTGCATCAAATTATGGAGCTTTTTACTTCTCTGTTGGTGGCATGCTGCT GTTTGTCTTGACATTTGCTGTTGGAGCTGGTCCAGTTCCTGGTCTCCTCCTCCCAGAAATATTTCCCAGTCGAATTAGGGCTAAGGCTATGGCATTTTGTATGTCAGTTCACTGG GTGGTTAACTTTTTTGTTGGACTGATGTTCTTGCGCTTGCTCGACCAACTTGGGCCACACTTACTATACTCCATATTTGGCACCTTCTGCCTGATGGCCGTGGTATTTGTAAAGAGGAGTGTGATGGAGACAAAGGGAAAGTCACTTCAAGAAATTGAGATTGCCCTTCTTCCACAAGAATATAGA ATAAGTTTTCAGGAATTCTTGTGA
- the pGlcT3 gene encoding probable plastidic glucose transporter 2-like isoform X8, with the protein MLKLFQNGVQKEMTNPSWKYSCPHVLVATIVALLFGYHLGVVNEPLEIISVDLGFSGDTLAEGLVVSTCLAAAFAGSLISGWIADGVGRRRAFQLCSLPMLLGASIWGTRRSWIQRFTSLPQSATAKTLAGMLAGRFLVGLGLGVGPPVASLYVAEVSPAHVRGTYGSLIQIATCLGLMAALVLGIPVKNIVGWWRVCFWLSTIPAAILALAMMFCVESPHWLYKRGKLAEAEFEFERLLGSSHVKSAMLELSKSNREDETESVKISELLHGRHSRVVFIGATLFALQQLSGINAVFYFSSTVFRRAGVSSNLANVFIGIANLTGSIVALVLMDKLGRKVLLHWSFFGMALAMALQVFASSGIASNYGAFYFSVGGMLLFVLTFAVGAGPVPGLLLPEIFPSRIRAKAMAFCMSVHWVVNFFVGLMFLRLLDQLGPHLLYSIFGTFCLMAVVFVKRSVMETKGKSLQEIEIALLPQEYRISFQEFL; encoded by the exons ATGTTGAAGCTGTTTCAG AATGGTGTACAAAAAGAGATGACAAATCCCTCTTGGAAGTATTCGTGTCCACATGTACTTGTAGCAACAATAGTTGCACTTCTGTTTGGCTATCATCTTGG GGTAGTGAATGAACCACTTGAAATTATTTCAGTTGATCTTGGATTCAGCGGGGATACATTGGCGGAAG GTCTGGTGGTGAGTACGTGTCTGGCCGCTGCCTTTGCTGGATCCTTGATAAGTGGTTGGATTGCTGATGGAGTTGGCCGTCGTCGAGCCTTTCAGTTGTGCTCATTGCCTATGCTTTTGGGTGCTTCTATATG GGGAACCAGAAGGTCATGGATTCAAAGGTTCACGTCTCTTCCACAAAG TGCAACTGCCAAAACCCTAGCAGGCATGCTTGCAGGAAGATTTTTAGTGGGATTAGGATTGGGCGTGGGTCCTCCGGTTGCTTCTCTTTACGTTGCAGAG GTTTCTCCTGCTCATGTGAGGGGTACTTACGGGAGTTTGATTCAAATAGCAACATGTCTTGGGCTGATGGCAGCTCTTGTTCTAGGGATCCCCGTCAAGAATATAGTGGGTTG GTGGCGTGTATGTTTTTGGTTGTCTACTATTCCTGCTGCAATACTTGCACTTGCTATGATGTTTTGTGTTGAGTCCCCTCATTGGCTATATAAG CGAGGAAAACTTGCTGAGGCTGAATTCGAGTTTGAGAGGCTTCTAGGAAGTTCACATGTTAAGAGTGCAATGCTAGAGCTTTCGAAGTCGAATAGAGAGGACGAAACTGAAAGTGTTAAGATCTCTGAATTGCTCCATGGACGGCATTCTAGAG TTGTTTTTATTGGGGCAACCCTATTTGCTTTACAACAGCTATCTGGAATAAATGCTGTGTTTTATTTCTCTTCAACTGTATTTAGACGTGCCGGAGTATCCTCGAACCTGGCAAATGTTTTTATTGGGATTGCAAACTTGACAG GGTCAATTGTGGCCTTGGTTCTGATGGACAAATTAGGAAGGAAAGTCCTCCTTCATTGGAGCTTCTTTGGAATg GCTTTGGCCATGGCCCTTCAAGTGTTTGCTTCAAGTGGGATTGCATCAAATTATGGAGCTTTTTACTTCTCTGTTGGTGGCATGCTGCT GTTTGTCTTGACATTTGCTGTTGGAGCTGGTCCAGTTCCTGGTCTCCTCCTCCCAGAAATATTTCCCAGTCGAATTAGGGCTAAGGCTATGGCATTTTGTATGTCAGTTCACTGG GTGGTTAACTTTTTTGTTGGACTGATGTTCTTGCGCTTGCTCGACCAACTTGGGCCACACTTACTATACTCCATATTTGGCACCTTCTGCCTGATGGCCGTGGTATTTGTAAAGAGGAGTGTGATGGAGACAAAGGGAAAGTCACTTCAAGAAATTGAGATTGCCCTTCTTCCACAAGAATATAGA ATAAGTTTTCAGGAATTCTTGTGA
- the pGlcT3 gene encoding probable plastidic glucose transporter 2-like isoform X10: protein MLKLFQNGVQKEMTNPSWKYSCPHVLVATIVALLFGYHLGVVNEPLEIISVDLGFSGDTLAEGLVVSTCLAAAFAGSLISGWIADGVGRRRAFQLCSLPMLLGASICATAKTLAGMLAGRFLVGLGLGVGPPVASLYVAEVSPAHVRGTYGSLIQIATCLGLMAALVLGIPVKNIVGWWRVCFWLSTIPAAILALAMMFCVESPHWLYKRGKLAEAEFEFERLLGSSHVKSAMLELSKSNREDETESVKISELLHGRHSRVVFIGATLFALQQLSGINAVFYFSSTVFRRAGVSSNLANVFIGIANLTGSIVALVLMDKLGRKVLLHWSFFGMALAMALQVFASSGIASNYGAFYFSVGGMLLFVLTFAVGAGPVPGLLLPEIFPSRIRAKAMAFCMSVHWVVNFFVGLMFLRLLDQLGPHLLYSIFGTFCLMAVVFVKRSVMETKGKSLQEIEIALLPQEYRISFQEFL from the exons ATGTTGAAGCTGTTTCAG AATGGTGTACAAAAAGAGATGACAAATCCCTCTTGGAAGTATTCGTGTCCACATGTACTTGTAGCAACAATAGTTGCACTTCTGTTTGGCTATCATCTTGG GGTAGTGAATGAACCACTTGAAATTATTTCAGTTGATCTTGGATTCAGCGGGGATACATTGGCGGAAG GTCTGGTGGTGAGTACGTGTCTGGCCGCTGCCTTTGCTGGATCCTTGATAAGTGGTTGGATTGCTGATGGAGTTGGCCGTCGTCGAGCCTTTCAGTTGTGCTCATTGCCTATGCTTTTGGGTGCTTCTATATG TGCAACTGCCAAAACCCTAGCAGGCATGCTTGCAGGAAGATTTTTAGTGGGATTAGGATTGGGCGTGGGTCCTCCGGTTGCTTCTCTTTACGTTGCAGAG GTTTCTCCTGCTCATGTGAGGGGTACTTACGGGAGTTTGATTCAAATAGCAACATGTCTTGGGCTGATGGCAGCTCTTGTTCTAGGGATCCCCGTCAAGAATATAGTGGGTTG GTGGCGTGTATGTTTTTGGTTGTCTACTATTCCTGCTGCAATACTTGCACTTGCTATGATGTTTTGTGTTGAGTCCCCTCATTGGCTATATAAG CGAGGAAAACTTGCTGAGGCTGAATTCGAGTTTGAGAGGCTTCTAGGAAGTTCACATGTTAAGAGTGCAATGCTAGAGCTTTCGAAGTCGAATAGAGAGGACGAAACTGAAAGTGTTAAGATCTCTGAATTGCTCCATGGACGGCATTCTAGAG TTGTTTTTATTGGGGCAACCCTATTTGCTTTACAACAGCTATCTGGAATAAATGCTGTGTTTTATTTCTCTTCAACTGTATTTAGACGTGCCGGAGTATCCTCGAACCTGGCAAATGTTTTTATTGGGATTGCAAACTTGACAG GGTCAATTGTGGCCTTGGTTCTGATGGACAAATTAGGAAGGAAAGTCCTCCTTCATTGGAGCTTCTTTGGAATg GCTTTGGCCATGGCCCTTCAAGTGTTTGCTTCAAGTGGGATTGCATCAAATTATGGAGCTTTTTACTTCTCTGTTGGTGGCATGCTGCT GTTTGTCTTGACATTTGCTGTTGGAGCTGGTCCAGTTCCTGGTCTCCTCCTCCCAGAAATATTTCCCAGTCGAATTAGGGCTAAGGCTATGGCATTTTGTATGTCAGTTCACTGG GTGGTTAACTTTTTTGTTGGACTGATGTTCTTGCGCTTGCTCGACCAACTTGGGCCACACTTACTATACTCCATATTTGGCACCTTCTGCCTGATGGCCGTGGTATTTGTAAAGAGGAGTGTGATGGAGACAAAGGGAAAGTCACTTCAAGAAATTGAGATTGCCCTTCTTCCACAAGAATATAGA ATAAGTTTTCAGGAATTCTTGTGA
- the pGlcT3 gene encoding probable plastidic glucose transporter 2-like isoform X6: MYKRMTSRDSMSADVEAVSVLLQNGVQKEMTNPSWKYSCPHVLVATIVALLFGYHLGVVNEPLEIISVDLGFSGDTLAEGLVVSTCLAAAFAGSLISGWIADGVGRRRAFQLCSLPMLLGASIWGTRRSWIQRFTSLPQSATAKTLAGMLAGRFLVGLGLGVGPPVASLYVAEVSPAHVRGTYGSLIQIATCLGLMAALVLGIPVKNIVGWWRVCFWLSTIPAAILALAMMFCVESPHWLYKRGKLAEAEFEFERLLGSSHVKSAMLELSKSNREDETESVKISELLHGRHSRVVFIGATLFALQQLSGINAVFYFSSTVFRRAGVSSNLANVFIGIANLTGSIVALVLMDKLGRKVLLHWSFFGMALAMALQVFASSGIASNYGAFYFSVGGMLLFVLTFAVGAGPVPGLLLPEIFPSRIRAKAMAFCMSVHWVVNFFVGLMFLRLLDQLGPHLLYSIFGTFCLMAVVFVKRSVMETKGKSLQEIEIALLPQEYREFL; the protein is encoded by the exons ATGTATAAGCGTATGACATCCAGAGATTCCATGAGTGCTGATGTTGAAGCTGTTTCAG TTCTTCTTCAGAATGGTGTACAAAAAGAGATGACAAATCCCTCTTGGAAGTATTCGTGTCCACATGTACTTGTAGCAACAATAGTTGCACTTCTGTTTGGCTATCATCTTGG GGTAGTGAATGAACCACTTGAAATTATTTCAGTTGATCTTGGATTCAGCGGGGATACATTGGCGGAAG GTCTGGTGGTGAGTACGTGTCTGGCCGCTGCCTTTGCTGGATCCTTGATAAGTGGTTGGATTGCTGATGGAGTTGGCCGTCGTCGAGCCTTTCAGTTGTGCTCATTGCCTATGCTTTTGGGTGCTTCTATATG GGGAACCAGAAGGTCATGGATTCAAAGGTTCACGTCTCTTCCACAAAG TGCAACTGCCAAAACCCTAGCAGGCATGCTTGCAGGAAGATTTTTAGTGGGATTAGGATTGGGCGTGGGTCCTCCGGTTGCTTCTCTTTACGTTGCAGAG GTTTCTCCTGCTCATGTGAGGGGTACTTACGGGAGTTTGATTCAAATAGCAACATGTCTTGGGCTGATGGCAGCTCTTGTTCTAGGGATCCCCGTCAAGAATATAGTGGGTTG GTGGCGTGTATGTTTTTGGTTGTCTACTATTCCTGCTGCAATACTTGCACTTGCTATGATGTTTTGTGTTGAGTCCCCTCATTGGCTATATAAG CGAGGAAAACTTGCTGAGGCTGAATTCGAGTTTGAGAGGCTTCTAGGAAGTTCACATGTTAAGAGTGCAATGCTAGAGCTTTCGAAGTCGAATAGAGAGGACGAAACTGAAAGTGTTAAGATCTCTGAATTGCTCCATGGACGGCATTCTAGAG TTGTTTTTATTGGGGCAACCCTATTTGCTTTACAACAGCTATCTGGAATAAATGCTGTGTTTTATTTCTCTTCAACTGTATTTAGACGTGCCGGAGTATCCTCGAACCTGGCAAATGTTTTTATTGGGATTGCAAACTTGACAG GGTCAATTGTGGCCTTGGTTCTGATGGACAAATTAGGAAGGAAAGTCCTCCTTCATTGGAGCTTCTTTGGAATg GCTTTGGCCATGGCCCTTCAAGTGTTTGCTTCAAGTGGGATTGCATCAAATTATGGAGCTTTTTACTTCTCTGTTGGTGGCATGCTGCT GTTTGTCTTGACATTTGCTGTTGGAGCTGGTCCAGTTCCTGGTCTCCTCCTCCCAGAAATATTTCCCAGTCGAATTAGGGCTAAGGCTATGGCATTTTGTATGTCAGTTCACTGG GTGGTTAACTTTTTTGTTGGACTGATGTTCTTGCGCTTGCTCGACCAACTTGGGCCACACTTACTATACTCCATATTTGGCACCTTCTGCCTGATGGCCGTGGTATTTGTAAAGAGGAGTGTGATGGAGACAAAGGGAAAGTCACTTCAAGAAATTGAGATTGCCCTTCTTCCACAAGAATATAGA GAATTCTTGTGA
- the pGlcT3 gene encoding probable plastidic glucose transporter 2-like isoform X7 yields the protein MYKRMTSRDSMSADVEAVSVLLQNGVQKEMTNPSWKYSCPHVLVATIVALLFGYHLGVVNEPLEIISVDLGFSGDTLAEGLVVSTCLAAAFAGSLISGWIADGVGRRRAFQLCSLPMLLGASICATAKTLAGMLAGRFLVGLGLGVGPPVASLYVAEVSPAHVRGTYGSLIQIATCLGLMAALVLGIPVKNIVGWWRVCFWLSTIPAAILALAMMFCVESPHWLYKRGKLAEAEFEFERLLGSSHVKSAMLELSKSNREDETESVKISELLHGRHSRVVFIGATLFALQQLSGINAVFYFSSTVFRRAGVSSNLANVFIGIANLTGSIVALVLMDKLGRKVLLHWSFFGMALAMALQVFASSGIASNYGAFYFSVGGMLLFVLTFAVGAGPVPGLLLPEIFPSRIRAKAMAFCMSVHWVVNFFVGLMFLRLLDQLGPHLLYSIFGTFCLMAVVFVKRSVMETKGKSLQEIEIALLPQEYRISFQEFL from the exons ATGTATAAGCGTATGACATCCAGAGATTCCATGAGTGCTGATGTTGAAGCTGTTTCAG TTCTTCTTCAGAATGGTGTACAAAAAGAGATGACAAATCCCTCTTGGAAGTATTCGTGTCCACATGTACTTGTAGCAACAATAGTTGCACTTCTGTTTGGCTATCATCTTGG GGTAGTGAATGAACCACTTGAAATTATTTCAGTTGATCTTGGATTCAGCGGGGATACATTGGCGGAAG GTCTGGTGGTGAGTACGTGTCTGGCCGCTGCCTTTGCTGGATCCTTGATAAGTGGTTGGATTGCTGATGGAGTTGGCCGTCGTCGAGCCTTTCAGTTGTGCTCATTGCCTATGCTTTTGGGTGCTTCTATATG TGCAACTGCCAAAACCCTAGCAGGCATGCTTGCAGGAAGATTTTTAGTGGGATTAGGATTGGGCGTGGGTCCTCCGGTTGCTTCTCTTTACGTTGCAGAG GTTTCTCCTGCTCATGTGAGGGGTACTTACGGGAGTTTGATTCAAATAGCAACATGTCTTGGGCTGATGGCAGCTCTTGTTCTAGGGATCCCCGTCAAGAATATAGTGGGTTG GTGGCGTGTATGTTTTTGGTTGTCTACTATTCCTGCTGCAATACTTGCACTTGCTATGATGTTTTGTGTTGAGTCCCCTCATTGGCTATATAAG CGAGGAAAACTTGCTGAGGCTGAATTCGAGTTTGAGAGGCTTCTAGGAAGTTCACATGTTAAGAGTGCAATGCTAGAGCTTTCGAAGTCGAATAGAGAGGACGAAACTGAAAGTGTTAAGATCTCTGAATTGCTCCATGGACGGCATTCTAGAG TTGTTTTTATTGGGGCAACCCTATTTGCTTTACAACAGCTATCTGGAATAAATGCTGTGTTTTATTTCTCTTCAACTGTATTTAGACGTGCCGGAGTATCCTCGAACCTGGCAAATGTTTTTATTGGGATTGCAAACTTGACAG GGTCAATTGTGGCCTTGGTTCTGATGGACAAATTAGGAAGGAAAGTCCTCCTTCATTGGAGCTTCTTTGGAATg GCTTTGGCCATGGCCCTTCAAGTGTTTGCTTCAAGTGGGATTGCATCAAATTATGGAGCTTTTTACTTCTCTGTTGGTGGCATGCTGCT GTTTGTCTTGACATTTGCTGTTGGAGCTGGTCCAGTTCCTGGTCTCCTCCTCCCAGAAATATTTCCCAGTCGAATTAGGGCTAAGGCTATGGCATTTTGTATGTCAGTTCACTGG GTGGTTAACTTTTTTGTTGGACTGATGTTCTTGCGCTTGCTCGACCAACTTGGGCCACACTTACTATACTCCATATTTGGCACCTTCTGCCTGATGGCCGTGGTATTTGTAAAGAGGAGTGTGATGGAGACAAAGGGAAAGTCACTTCAAGAAATTGAGATTGCCCTTCTTCCACAAGAATATAGA ATAAGTTTTCAGGAATTCTTGTGA
- the pGlcT3 gene encoding probable plastidic glucose transporter 2-like isoform X9: MYKRMTSRDSMSADVEAVSVLLQNGVQKEMTNPSWKYSCPHVLVATIVALLFGYHLGVVNEPLEIISVDLGFSGDTLAEGLVVSTCLAAAFAGSLISGWIADGVGRRRAFQLCSLPMLLGASICATAKTLAGMLAGRFLVGLGLGVGPPVASLYVAEVSPAHVRGTYGSLIQIATCLGLMAALVLGIPVKNIVGWWRVCFWLSTIPAAILALAMMFCVESPHWLYKRGKLAEAEFEFERLLGSSHVKSAMLELSKSNREDETESVKISELLHGRHSRVVFIGATLFALQQLSGINAVFYFSSTVFRRAGVSSNLANVFIGIANLTGSIVALVLMDKLGRKVLLHWSFFGMALAMALQVFASSGIASNYGAFYFSVGGMLLFVLTFAVGAGPVPGLLLPEIFPSRIRAKAMAFCMSVHWVVNFFVGLMFLRLLDQLGPHLLYSIFGTFCLMAVVFVKRSVMETKGKSLQEIEIALLPQEYREFL; this comes from the exons ATGTATAAGCGTATGACATCCAGAGATTCCATGAGTGCTGATGTTGAAGCTGTTTCAG TTCTTCTTCAGAATGGTGTACAAAAAGAGATGACAAATCCCTCTTGGAAGTATTCGTGTCCACATGTACTTGTAGCAACAATAGTTGCACTTCTGTTTGGCTATCATCTTGG GGTAGTGAATGAACCACTTGAAATTATTTCAGTTGATCTTGGATTCAGCGGGGATACATTGGCGGAAG GTCTGGTGGTGAGTACGTGTCTGGCCGCTGCCTTTGCTGGATCCTTGATAAGTGGTTGGATTGCTGATGGAGTTGGCCGTCGTCGAGCCTTTCAGTTGTGCTCATTGCCTATGCTTTTGGGTGCTTCTATATG TGCAACTGCCAAAACCCTAGCAGGCATGCTTGCAGGAAGATTTTTAGTGGGATTAGGATTGGGCGTGGGTCCTCCGGTTGCTTCTCTTTACGTTGCAGAG GTTTCTCCTGCTCATGTGAGGGGTACTTACGGGAGTTTGATTCAAATAGCAACATGTCTTGGGCTGATGGCAGCTCTTGTTCTAGGGATCCCCGTCAAGAATATAGTGGGTTG GTGGCGTGTATGTTTTTGGTTGTCTACTATTCCTGCTGCAATACTTGCACTTGCTATGATGTTTTGTGTTGAGTCCCCTCATTGGCTATATAAG CGAGGAAAACTTGCTGAGGCTGAATTCGAGTTTGAGAGGCTTCTAGGAAGTTCACATGTTAAGAGTGCAATGCTAGAGCTTTCGAAGTCGAATAGAGAGGACGAAACTGAAAGTGTTAAGATCTCTGAATTGCTCCATGGACGGCATTCTAGAG TTGTTTTTATTGGGGCAACCCTATTTGCTTTACAACAGCTATCTGGAATAAATGCTGTGTTTTATTTCTCTTCAACTGTATTTAGACGTGCCGGAGTATCCTCGAACCTGGCAAATGTTTTTATTGGGATTGCAAACTTGACAG GGTCAATTGTGGCCTTGGTTCTGATGGACAAATTAGGAAGGAAAGTCCTCCTTCATTGGAGCTTCTTTGGAATg GCTTTGGCCATGGCCCTTCAAGTGTTTGCTTCAAGTGGGATTGCATCAAATTATGGAGCTTTTTACTTCTCTGTTGGTGGCATGCTGCT GTTTGTCTTGACATTTGCTGTTGGAGCTGGTCCAGTTCCTGGTCTCCTCCTCCCAGAAATATTTCCCAGTCGAATTAGGGCTAAGGCTATGGCATTTTGTATGTCAGTTCACTGG GTGGTTAACTTTTTTGTTGGACTGATGTTCTTGCGCTTGCTCGACCAACTTGGGCCACACTTACTATACTCCATATTTGGCACCTTCTGCCTGATGGCCGTGGTATTTGTAAAGAGGAGTGTGATGGAGACAAAGGGAAAGTCACTTCAAGAAATTGAGATTGCCCTTCTTCCACAAGAATATAGA GAATTCTTGTGA
- the pGlcT3 gene encoding probable plastidic glucose transporter 2-like isoform X5, whose product MYKRMTSRDSMSADVEAVSVLLQNGVQKEMTNPSWKYSCPHVLVATIVALLFGYHLGVVNEPLEIISVDLGFSGDTLAEGLVVSTCLAAAFAGSLISGWIADGVGRRRAFQLCSLPMLLGASIWGTRRSWIQRFTSLPQSATAKTLAGMLAGRFLVGLGLGVGPPVASLYVAEVSPAHVRGTYGSLIQIATCLGLMAALVLGIPVKNIVGWWRVCFWLSTIPAAILALAMMFCVESPHWLYKRGKLAEAEFEFERLLGSSHVKSAMLELSKSNREDETESVKISELLHGRHSRVVFIGATLFALQQLSGINAVFYFSSTVFRRAGVSSNLANVFIGIANLTGSIVALVLMDKLGRKVLLHWSFFGMALAMALQVFASSGIASNYGAFYFSVGGMLLFVLTFAVGAGPVPGLLLPEIFPSRIRAKAMAFCMSVHWVVNFFVGLMFLRLLDQLGPHLLYSIFGTFCLMAVVFVKRSVMETKGKSLQEIEIALLPQEYRISFQEFL is encoded by the exons ATGTATAAGCGTATGACATCCAGAGATTCCATGAGTGCTGATGTTGAAGCTGTTTCAG TTCTTCTTCAGAATGGTGTACAAAAAGAGATGACAAATCCCTCTTGGAAGTATTCGTGTCCACATGTACTTGTAGCAACAATAGTTGCACTTCTGTTTGGCTATCATCTTGG GGTAGTGAATGAACCACTTGAAATTATTTCAGTTGATCTTGGATTCAGCGGGGATACATTGGCGGAAG GTCTGGTGGTGAGTACGTGTCTGGCCGCTGCCTTTGCTGGATCCTTGATAAGTGGTTGGATTGCTGATGGAGTTGGCCGTCGTCGAGCCTTTCAGTTGTGCTCATTGCCTATGCTTTTGGGTGCTTCTATATG GGGAACCAGAAGGTCATGGATTCAAAGGTTCACGTCTCTTCCACAAAG TGCAACTGCCAAAACCCTAGCAGGCATGCTTGCAGGAAGATTTTTAGTGGGATTAGGATTGGGCGTGGGTCCTCCGGTTGCTTCTCTTTACGTTGCAGAG GTTTCTCCTGCTCATGTGAGGGGTACTTACGGGAGTTTGATTCAAATAGCAACATGTCTTGGGCTGATGGCAGCTCTTGTTCTAGGGATCCCCGTCAAGAATATAGTGGGTTG GTGGCGTGTATGTTTTTGGTTGTCTACTATTCCTGCTGCAATACTTGCACTTGCTATGATGTTTTGTGTTGAGTCCCCTCATTGGCTATATAAG CGAGGAAAACTTGCTGAGGCTGAATTCGAGTTTGAGAGGCTTCTAGGAAGTTCACATGTTAAGAGTGCAATGCTAGAGCTTTCGAAGTCGAATAGAGAGGACGAAACTGAAAGTGTTAAGATCTCTGAATTGCTCCATGGACGGCATTCTAGAG TTGTTTTTATTGGGGCAACCCTATTTGCTTTACAACAGCTATCTGGAATAAATGCTGTGTTTTATTTCTCTTCAACTGTATTTAGACGTGCCGGAGTATCCTCGAACCTGGCAAATGTTTTTATTGGGATTGCAAACTTGACAG GGTCAATTGTGGCCTTGGTTCTGATGGACAAATTAGGAAGGAAAGTCCTCCTTCATTGGAGCTTCTTTGGAATg GCTTTGGCCATGGCCCTTCAAGTGTTTGCTTCAAGTGGGATTGCATCAAATTATGGAGCTTTTTACTTCTCTGTTGGTGGCATGCTGCT GTTTGTCTTGACATTTGCTGTTGGAGCTGGTCCAGTTCCTGGTCTCCTCCTCCCAGAAATATTTCCCAGTCGAATTAGGGCTAAGGCTATGGCATTTTGTATGTCAGTTCACTGG GTGGTTAACTTTTTTGTTGGACTGATGTTCTTGCGCTTGCTCGACCAACTTGGGCCACACTTACTATACTCCATATTTGGCACCTTCTGCCTGATGGCCGTGGTATTTGTAAAGAGGAGTGTGATGGAGACAAAGGGAAAGTCACTTCAAGAAATTGAGATTGCCCTTCTTCCACAAGAATATAGA ATAAGTTTTCAGGAATTCTTGTGA